The sequence CGCATCCGCAATCGATTGTTGTCGGTGGAGTAACGTGTGTTCAGGATATTCAAAACCCTGCTCGCATTGCACAATTCAAATCATTGCTTCTTGCCGGGCGCAAGTTTGTAAAAGAGGCATATTTACCGGATGTTTATATGGCGGGTACAATGTACGCCGGTGAAGCAACGGATTCTAAAGCGACATTTACTGAGTTGATGGCTGGCAAAGGGGTCGGTGGAACCGGAGGCGGACTGCTTAACTACATGAGTTACGGCGATTTCCGTCTGGATGATACCGGCTTTTATAAATCAGGGCTCCTTTTCCCAAGCGGTATTGTTTACGGCGGCGACATCAGTAAAGTAGCTGATGTAGACCAAGCAAAAATTGCGGAAGACGTGACTCACTCGTGGTATAAAGGGGACAAACCTCTTCATCCGTATGAAGGGCAAACGATTCCGGAATATACGGGTCTTGATAAACGTGAAGACGGTATTGCTTATCTCAAAACCAAAGAGAAATACAGCTGGATCAAATCACCGATCTATAACGATACCCGTGTTGAAGTAGGACCGTTGGCCCGTATGGTCGTCGGTGTTGCACGAAAAGACAAACGAATTACAAAATATGTGACAGAGTTCTTACAACGCGGAAATCTTCCGATCGCAGTATTGTTCAGTACTGTCGGGCGTACTGCGGCACGTGCTATTGAAACTTCGTTGATGTCTGATGTAATGATTGAATGGGTAGACGAACTAGCGGCAAATGCAGCGGCTGGCGATCTTAAAACGTGGACTGATTTTAATTTTGACGAAGTCAGTATGAGTACCAAAGGTATGGGGCTTGCAGAAGCACCGCGCGGTTCATTGGGGCACTGGGTTAGTATTGCAGACGGAAAAGTAGTTAACTACCAAGCGGTCGTTCCTTCAACGTGGAATGCGGCTCCGCGTGACTATAAAGGACGTATGGGTGCGTATGAAGCGAGTTTGATCGGGACTAAAGTAGCCAATCCTGAACAACCGCTGGAAATTATCCGAACTATTCATAGTTTTGACCCATGTATCGCTTGTGCCGTACACGTTGTCGATACCAAAGGTAAAGAGCTCGCTGTTTACAAAGTAGATACCTCTTGCAGTATCTAAGGAGATAACATGAATCAGGAGTACAAACAAGTCAAACGCATGACCCCGGCCATGCGCATCATCCATTGGTTGAATGCGTTTAGTATGATCGGGGCCATTGCGACGGGTCTTTATATCGGACATCCGTACTATCAGACGTTCATCGCAGATGGTGCAGTCGATAAGTATGTAATGGCATGGAACCGGTACGGGCATTTCATTATTGCCATCATCTTTGATGTGACGTCGGTTGCAATCGTCTATCTTTATTTTTTCAGCCGGTTTGAAAAGCCGTATAAAAAGGTTATTCCAAATGCTAAAAATCTGATTGAGTTCAAAGATGTTGTCGTAAATTTATTGTCATTAAACCGTAAAAATGAGTTTAACTCAACGCATTCGGACAGTTTCAATACGGTCTATTTCACGATTTTCCATTTGCTTTTGCTTTGGATGCTGTTTACCGGTCTTCAAATGTACGTATGGGGATTGGGATCAGGACTAAGTTCTATCGGATCATGGTGGCCGTGGATGCTGCATGTTGCGACTGACTGGACATTATATGTTACAGGCGGAAGTAAAATGGATGTGCGGTTGTCGCATCACTATACTATGTGGTTTATTATTTGCTGGATTGTGTTTCATATCTATTATCAGGTATGGAGAACGATTTTCTGGAAAGAGGCGGATATTGCGATCGTCATCGGCGGTTCAAAATTTGTTAAACAAGACAAAGCTAATAAAAAATAATTGTTCTCAAACAAGCCGATGAGCGTATTGCTTCTTCGGCTTGTTTCATAGTGTTTTCATATATCCCCTGCGGGGGATCGATGAAAGAACTATCGACTTAGTATCATGAAGGATTCTTATGGCATTTACATTAGAGGTCATGACCTCTTTTTCTCAACCGTATATTAAAAATTATTTGATTTCTACAATCCGTTCTTTTAACATCAAAGCCGTTGTCCATCAGCAAAAATCAAAAATTATTTGTGCTTTTGAGAGCAATCATGAAAAACTTCAAGAGTGTATCGAGACGATCGGGAACACATTGCCGGCTTCATGTTTCATGAGTGGCTCACAACATTATGACATTGAGGGGGAACCTGAAGCCTTGCCTGACTTTGATGTTGAGTATCCGCTTGGCCTCGGATTGTGCCCGAGCTGTCAAAAAGAGATGTTCGATCCCTCTTCAAAGCGGTATTATTACCCTTTTACCCAATGCACCCATTGCGGCGGACAATACGCGTTTTTCGAGCACTATCCGTACGAGCGGAGCAATACGGTACTTAGTTATGTACAACCGTGCCCGACGTGTGAAAAGGAATCGAAAACATATGGCCGCCGTGAAAAACAGGTGTTGAACTCATGCCATGAATGTGGTATTCCGGTAAAGTTATTGCATAAAGAGAAAGAGCGTTACGCCAATGATGCGGGGAGCTTTAGAACGATGTTCGAAGTTGCTGCCAAAGCGTTACGCGACGGTAAGACACTCCTTATGAAAACGACGCTGGGATACCGCCGTTTCTACCGGGCGGAGAAGCTGGAATACGGGTCCGTTTTGATGTTGGTCAATGCGACGAAAATCACCGACTATTGCTCTTTGATTAATGATGAATTTAA is a genomic window of Sulfuricurvum sp. containing:
- a CDS encoding cytochrome b/b6 domain-containing protein codes for the protein MNQEYKQVKRMTPAMRIIHWLNAFSMIGAIATGLYIGHPYYQTFIADGAVDKYVMAWNRYGHFIIAIIFDVTSVAIVYLYFFSRFEKPYKKVIPNAKNLIEFKDVVVNLLSLNRKNEFNSTHSDSFNTVYFTIFHLLLLWMLFTGLQMYVWGLGSGLSSIGSWWPWMLHVATDWTLYVTGGSKMDVRLSHHYTMWFIICWIVFHIYYQVWRTIFWKEADIAIVIGGSKFVKQDKANKK
- a CDS encoding nickel-dependent hydrogenase large subunit encodes the protein MSKHIVVDPITRIEGHLRIEAVIDENNTIVDAYSASTMFRGIETILQGRDPRDCGLLAMRICGVCTGTHYQRSIEAVEDAFKITIPKNARIVRNLIQGALYVHDHLVHFYHLHALDFVDVVSALSADPAKTAAEARKWAAVAGESPFIDGEGEFKAIQDRVAKFVKQGRLGIFGNGYWGNAHYKLTPEQNLIGVAHYLQALEIQRDLAKMQAIFGGKNPHPQSIVVGGVTCVQDIQNPARIAQFKSLLLAGRKFVKEAYLPDVYMAGTMYAGEATDSKATFTELMAGKGVGGTGGGLLNYMSYGDFRLDDTGFYKSGLLFPSGIVYGGDISKVADVDQAKIAEDVTHSWYKGDKPLHPYEGQTIPEYTGLDKREDGIAYLKTKEKYSWIKSPIYNDTRVEVGPLARMVVGVARKDKRITKYVTEFLQRGNLPIAVLFSTVGRTAARAIETSLMSDVMIEWVDELAANAAAGDLKTWTDFNFDEVSMSTKGMGLAEAPRGSLGHWVSIADGKVVNYQAVVPSTWNAAPRDYKGRMGAYEASLIGTKVANPEQPLEIIRTIHSFDPCIACAVHVVDTKGKELAVYKVDTSCSI